The genomic stretch CTGACTTATGTTCGTGGAGAATTGAAAAATCTTGTTGGTTTCTACAATGCACAACCAATTGAAAAACGTATGGGACAGGAAAAAATAATACAACATTTTGAAATGAAAAAAGTAGATAATGATGTCATTTTAAGTTCTCTTATAAACTTTAAAAATTCTCGTACTGCCATAGCTGAATGTGAAGATACATCTTGTGACATGGTTTTTCTTCAAGAACATGAAAAGTGTAGACGAATGTATTTATTCCACATAGATAAATATAGAAAGTTAAAAGATCAGTTTTTTAGCATGTTGCAAGGGAAGTTTAGTGCTTCAAAAAAAGAAACAATGATTAATTAGTCAATTTTTGAAAGCCGAATTACCTCATAAAATTGATGCGCATAGAAGATTGTGTATCCAAAAGGATTTGATAGAATTGAATCTGTGGACGGAAGCGTTTGAAAATATTCATGTGGAATTAAACCATTTGGGAACAATTCAGAAACAACTGTTAAGAATCGGCAGTATCGAAATGTCCATTATAGGATTACGAAGAAAGAACACTTTACTAATGGGCGCATTTTGCAAGTATGAACAAGAACTTAAAAGAGAACTTGAATATGGAGATCGTGAATATGACACAAAACGTGCTATGATACATGAAAAAGAAAGAAATCAATATGCAAACTTGTATAAAGAATTTAGTCAACTAAAAACAATAATTTATACAAATCTATCCAAACTTCAACGAAGATAAAAATCATCATTATGAAAAGAATTTTAATACCTATCGATTTCACATTTGACAATTATAACACAATTGATTATGCTATTAATTTCTTTAAGGAAGAGCGTTGTGAATTTTATTTTTTGAATACATATTCGTATGAAATTAACGGATTAAGTGCTTTAAAAATACTTCAATCAGATGAGGATTGGTATGACAAACCTAGATTAAATTCAGAAAAAAAGCTAGCAGACATTAGGTCTAGGTACAAACTTAAAAATAAAAAACACAGTTATGAAAACATTTCTGCTTGTATAAATCCAATAGAAGGAATTAAAGAAACCATCAAAAATTTCGATATAGATTTGGTAGTGGTTACGAGTGACCATAAAAATAAAACTATTAGTCATGGGTACACTGGAAATGTGAAAAATATTATTGAAAGCGTTCGAGAATGCTTAGTAATGATTGTTCCGCAACCTACATATTTAAAAGAACATCCAGAGTTTATCTTAGCATCCAGTTTTGAAATTGAAATACCAATAACTGAACTTGAAAAATGGTATGAGTTAGTCCGGATCGTTAATGGAAGTGTGAAAGTTGTTGTATTAGCAAATAAGAAGAATAGGACTTCGCTTCAAATCGAAAATCAGAC from Kordia antarctica encodes the following:
- a CDS encoding universal stress protein, with translation MKRILIPIDFTFDNYNTIDYAINFFKEERCEFYFLNTYSYEINGLSALKILQSDEDWYDKPRLNSEKKLADIRSRYKLKNKKHSYENISACINPIEGIKETIKNFDIDLVVVTSDHKNKTISHGYTGNVKNIIESVRECLVMIVPQPTYLKEHPEFILASSFEIEIPITELEKWYELVRIVNGSVKVVVLANKKNRTSLQIENQTKIHAQLETLSGTTVTVDYLETPDDLKKLAENQDDCIISLIDKKPNFWRKHGLSQSKITKLGPLHVTPLIALHS